One Neisseria sicca genomic region harbors:
- the murU gene encoding N-acetylmuramate alpha-1-phosphate uridylyltransferase MurU, whose amino-acid sequence MKAMILAAGRGERMRPLTDHTPKPLLKVGSEPLIGWHIRRLKNAGFTEIVINHAWLGEQIEATLGNGAQYGVSIAYSPESTGGLETAGGIATALPLLGDAPFLVINGDVLTDIDFNAARQAATSLQTSNLLAHIWLVPNPPHNPEGDFSISSDGQVHSNKTEGIALTFSGIGIYHPDLFQNTPPNQIAKLAPLLREAMNQHRVTGEQHNGLWLDVGTTERLKIANELAANWD is encoded by the coding sequence ATGAAAGCAATGATACTGGCAGCAGGACGCGGAGAAAGGATGCGCCCCCTGACCGACCACACACCCAAACCACTTCTAAAAGTCGGCAGCGAACCACTCATCGGCTGGCATATACGTCGTCTGAAAAATGCAGGTTTCACCGAAATCGTCATCAATCACGCATGGCTAGGCGAACAAATCGAAGCCACACTTGGTAACGGCGCACAATACGGAGTCAGCATAGCCTACTCTCCCGAATCGACAGGCGGACTGGAGACCGCCGGCGGAATCGCCACCGCTCTACCCTTACTGGGCGACGCCCCTTTCCTTGTCATCAACGGAGATGTTTTGACCGATATCGACTTCAACGCCGCCCGACAGGCTGCCACATCCCTACAAACATCCAACCTACTGGCACATATTTGGTTGGTTCCCAATCCCCCGCACAATCCGGAGGGCGATTTTTCCATTTCCTCCGATGGACAGGTACACTCCAATAAAACCGAAGGAATCGCACTAACCTTCAGCGGCATAGGCATATACCACCCCGACCTTTTTCAAAATACACCACCCAACCAAATCGCCAAACTCGCGCCTCTATTGCGGGAAGCCATGAACCAACACCGCGTTACCGGCGAGCAACACAATGGATTATGGCTGGATGTCGGCACTACAGAACGACTCAAAATAGCAAATGAACTTGCCGCAAATTGGGATTAA
- the hpaC gene encoding 4-hydroxyphenylacetate 3-monooxygenase, reductase component, producing MTDSTHTLKSPFRDAMASCAAGVHVITTDGQSGRYGITMTAVAPITDEPPTVMLCINRQAGIIPILQANRNLCINTLSENQQDVAEHFAGLTNLSPEERFEYHIWHRGQTGQLEVEGALTHLHGHIIDQHEIGTHFIFYVRIDEITTTHTDNPALLYFRRQFKSLA from the coding sequence ATGACAGATTCCACACACACACTCAAGAGTCCATTCCGCGATGCTATGGCATCCTGTGCCGCAGGCGTCCATGTTATTACCACAGACGGACAGTCCGGACGTTACGGCATTACCATGACAGCCGTAGCGCCGATTACCGACGAGCCGCCTACCGTTATGTTATGTATCAACCGGCAGGCAGGCATCATTCCCATATTGCAGGCAAACCGAAACCTCTGTATCAACACCCTGTCAGAAAATCAGCAAGACGTCGCCGAACACTTCGCAGGACTCACCAACCTTTCCCCCGAAGAACGCTTCGAATACCACATTTGGCATAGAGGGCAAACCGGCCAACTCGAAGTTGAAGGCGCACTGACCCATTTACACGGTCACATTATTGATCAACACGAAATCGGCACACATTTCATCTTTTATGTCCGCATCGATGAAATCACCACTACCCACACCGACAACCCGGCGCTACTGTATTTCCGCCGACAATTCAAATCATTGGCCTAA
- the hpaR gene encoding homoprotocatechuate degradation operon regulator HpaR, with the protein MPNQSKHASINIGLIQAREALMTQFRPILNQANITDQQWRIIRLLAENGTLDFQDLANQACILRPSLTGILTRLEKAGLAVRLKPSNDQRRVYLKLTQEGEKLYETIGAQVDERYDAIEKILSKEKMLELKELLRQLAQIEQALK; encoded by the coding sequence ATGCCCAACCAATCTAAACATGCATCTATCAATATTGGACTGATTCAAGCCCGAGAAGCGTTGATGACACAATTCCGCCCTATTTTGAACCAAGCCAATATTACCGACCAGCAATGGCGTATCATCCGCCTTCTGGCAGAAAACGGCACATTAGACTTTCAAGATCTCGCCAACCAAGCCTGCATCTTACGTCCCAGCCTGACCGGCATCCTGACCCGACTGGAAAAAGCAGGCTTGGCGGTACGCCTGAAACCCTCTAACGACCAGCGCCGCGTTTACCTGAAGCTGACCCAAGAAGGCGAAAAACTGTACGAAACCATAGGCGCACAAGTGGATGAACGCTATGACGCCATCGAAAAAATCTTATCCAAAGAAAAAATGCTCGAATTGAAAGAGCTTTTGCGCCAGCTCGCGCAAATTGAGCAGGCACTAAAATAA
- a CDS encoding DUF1737 domain-containing protein: MKLYRYLTGPDDASFCRRVTEALQNGWELYGNPTLTFDGEHIICGQAVVKESDGGYDPEKPLSEY; encoded by the coding sequence ATGAAACTCTACCGCTACCTCACCGGACCGGACGACGCCTCGTTCTGCCGCCGCGTTACCGAAGCCCTGCAAAACGGCTGGGAGCTGTACGGCAACCCCACCCTCACGTTCGACGGCGAACACATTATCTGCGGGCAGGCCGTCGTTAAGGAAAGCGACGGTGGCTACGACCCGGAAAAACCGCTGTCGGAATACTGA
- a CDS encoding protein disulfide oxidoreductase codes for MKRLLPYLKSLIQALLLFILISVAVDWWRKPNQPMQASSDSLRVINGSSTSLETLSKERVAVVYFWGTWCHICSYTSPTIDRLHQNGIPTLGVAVHSGSDTEIQSYMKEHQLQFPTINDSDDQLAANWKIAVTPTIILIKNGKMIHHTSGLSSYWGLRSRIWLMNLFY; via the coding sequence ATGAAACGACTCTTACCTTATCTAAAATCCCTTATCCAAGCCCTCCTCCTCTTTATTCTGATTTCCGTAGCCGTTGACTGGTGGCGCAAACCCAATCAACCGATGCAAGCCTCATCAGATTCCCTCCGTGTTATCAATGGAAGCAGCACTTCGCTCGAAACACTCAGCAAGGAACGTGTTGCCGTTGTCTATTTTTGGGGAACATGGTGCCATATCTGCTCATACACATCCCCGACAATCGATCGCCTACATCAAAACGGTATTCCTACGCTCGGTGTCGCCGTACATTCCGGCTCCGATACAGAGATTCAATCCTATATGAAGGAACATCAACTGCAATTCCCGACAATTAACGATTCAGACGACCAATTGGCAGCCAACTGGAAAATTGCCGTCACACCGACCATCATTTTGATTAAAAACGGAAAAATGATACATCACACCTCAGGATTGAGCAGCTATTGGGGATTGCGCAGCAGAATCTGGCTGATGAACCTCTTCTACTGA
- a CDS encoding GlsB/YeaQ/YmgE family stress response membrane protein — MGWISTIIIGFVIGVLAKFLHPGKENLGFIMTTLLGIGGSALAGFVGQQVGWYRVGEPAGWIASTVFAVIILAIYTRQIKSR, encoded by the coding sequence ATGGGTTGGATCAGCACCATCATTATTGGATTTGTAATCGGCGTATTGGCAAAATTCCTGCACCCGGGCAAAGAAAACTTAGGCTTCATCATGACCACCCTGCTAGGCATAGGCGGCTCCGCGTTGGCCGGTTTTGTCGGACAACAAGTAGGTTGGTATCGCGTCGGCGAACCGGCAGGATGGATTGCCTCCACCGTATTTGCCGTCATTATTTTAGCTATTTATACGCGCCAGATTAAAAGCCGTTAA